Proteins co-encoded in one Anabas testudineus chromosome 8, fAnaTes1.2, whole genome shotgun sequence genomic window:
- the hs3st2 gene encoding heparan sulfate glucosamine 3-O-sulfotransferase 2 — MAHRLLSSTNRFSARFAFMFTVSLSCTYLCYSIIFCRSTIMTDQAYQGKRCPPSKNAGGKKLLEKLDHCASLEVRSALDESGAQRRSSDLHGQNKVTASSGSHWADMKLSNMSVVQKYGNKKLPNALIVGVKKGGTRAVLEFIRIHPDVRALGTEPHFFDRNYDRGLDWYRGLMPRTLDSQITLEKTPSYFVTREAPRRISSMSHETKLIVVVRNPVTRAISDYTQTLSKKPDIPTFEELAFKNRSLGLVDTSWNAIRIGMYILHLENWLQYFRLSQIHFVSGERLITDPAGEMGRVQDFLGLKRIITDKHFYFNRTKGFPCLKKPESSSQPRCLGKSKGRTHVQIDEEVIEQLQEFYRPFNIKFYETVGQDFKWD; from the exons ATGGCACATAGGCTCCTCTCATCTACGAACAGATTCAGCGCCAGATTCGccttcatgtttactgtgtcaCTGTCCTGCACCTATTTATGTTACAGTATTATTTTTTGCCGTAGCACCATCATGACAGACCAGGCCTATCAGGGGAAGAGGTGCCCACCGAGCAAGAACGCAGGGGGGAAAAAACTTCTTGAAAAATTAGACCACTGCGCTTCGCTGGAGGTCAGGTCCGCTCTGGACGAGTCTGGTGCCCAGCGACGATCGAGTGATCTCCACGGTCAAAATAAAGTCACTGCCTCCTCCGGAAGTCACTGGGCTGACATGAAGCTGAGCAACATGAGTGTTGTGCAGAAATATGGGAATAAGAAGCTGCCTAATGCGCTGATAGTTGGTGTCAAGAAAGGAGGCACCAGGGCGGTGCTGGAGTTCATCCGGATTCATCCAGATGTGCGCGCACTAGGAACAGAGCCACACTTTTTCGACAGAAACTATGACAGAGGGCTGGACTGGTACAG GGGGCTGATGCCGCGAACACTAGACAGCCAGATCACATTAGAGAAGACTCCAAGTTACTTTGTCACCAGGGAGGCACCAAGACGCATTTCCAGCATGTCCCATGAGACCAAGCTGATTGTTGTTGTGCGTAACCCGGTCACAAGAGCCATCTCTGACTACACACAGACTCTTTCTAAGAAGCCTGATATTCCTACATTTGAAGAACTGGCCTTTAAGAACAGAAGTTTGGGTCTTGTAGACACTTCCTGGAATGCCATTCGCATTGGGATGTATATTCTGCATCTGGAGAACTGGCTGCAGTACTTTCGCCTGTCGCAGATTCACTTTGTGAGCGGTGAGCGTTTGATTACGGATCCAGCAGGGGAAATGGGTCGTGTTCAGGACTTTTTAGGACTGAAACGAATAATCACGGACAAGCACTTCTACTTTAATCGAACCAAAGGCTTCCCCTGTCTGAAGAAGCCGGAGAGCAGCAGCCAGCCGCGATGCCTTGGCAAATCCAAGGGTAGGACTCATGTGCAGATCGACGAGGAGGTTATagagcagctgcaggagtttTACAGGCCATTTAATATCAAATTCTATGAAACTGTGGGACAGGACTTCAAGTGGGACTGA